The DNA sequence TGTCGTTGTAGCGGTTCACATCGGGCGTGGTGTTGGTGATGAACCGCACACGCCAGAACGCGGCGTCCTCACTGAGCGAGGTGTCGTAGGTGAAGTTGTTCGGTGCGCTGTTGATCGGGTGAACGCTGGGGAAGATGGTGTATGCGTTGTTGCTGGTGTTGTTCCCGTAGCTCGGCGGATCGAAAAGCACCGGGCCTTCGTCCAGCCCGGCCTGCATGCGCCAGGTGACGAAGCGGTCGTCATCGTCCAGGTTGCGCTGGAGGGTCGTCACCGATTGCGCCATGTACGAGCCCGGCGACTGGCTGAACTTGTTGAAGGGCACCGAGGTGTATGTCTCCAGCAGTGTGGAAGCGGGCACCATCCACGCCACGTCGGTGAGCGTGGTGTCGCTTTGGGTGCGGTTGGCGGCCAGGCGCACATAATCCAGGTGCCAGTGGTCGAATGCGCCGCTCAGGGTCGCGTAGTTCTTGAAGCGCATGCGGAAGCCGTTCTGCAGGTAACGGAACTCCTTGATCGGGATCATCACCTGCTGGAAGGGGATGAGGATGCTGTGCGGGCGGCTCCACACCTTGTACCAGAGGTTCTCCTGCGGGGCGAAGAATTCCAGCACCAGGCTGTCCTGCGGTTGGGATTGATTGTCGCCGCTGAGGCCCTGCGGTTGCACGAAGAAGCTCAGGTAGATGGAATCGCTCGCCGGGTGGAACATGTCGATGGGCACTGAGGTGAGCTTGTCGGCCACGCCATAGGCCAGGTAATTGCCGGCTTCGTAGGGCAGCCCATTGCGCGCGAGGCCGTCGAAGGTGGCCACACCCACGGTGGGCGGGTTCACGGGATAGTTGCCATTCACGAAGACATCATCGTCCTCCCACAGGATCAAGGGGCCGATGTTGCCGCCCGTGTTGTAGGTGTCGGGCACCGGAGGCACGAGGTACACCAGAAGGGAATCCTGCGTCCACGGCGGGGAAATGATCCAGAGCGTGTCGGCCGGGGGCACCTGGAGCGAATCGATGATGTTGTAGGGCGGCCAGGCGGTGACGATGTTCTCCGTGGGGGGATAGACCGACAGGTTCCGCACGGTGAGCTGCACGGAAGGCAATGCCTCGCTGGAGAAGATGATGGTGTCGGGATCCGACTGGTCCACGATGAAGCGGAAGGTGGTGTCGTTGGCGAAGGCCATGTCAGGCGTGGAAACGCCATCCACGGCCAGCCGGTAGATGGTCTCCTGCAGGGTGACGCCCGGGTCGTCCGGCTTCGCCCAGCGCTTGCGGGTGCGGTCCACGGAGAAGTCGTCCACGATGGGCAGCGTCTGTGGCAGGTTCTGGTAGATGAAGTATTCCTTGCCGCCGGACTTCCGGAGTGCTTCCAGTGCTTCGGGCACCGGCCGCATGGTGAGCGGCATGAGCACTTCGCCCCCTTGCTGGGCGAACACGCCGGCCTGGGCACAGAAGAATCCGAAGGCCGTGAGGGTGTTACTGGTTCTCTTCATCATCTTCCTCTTCCTCTGTTTCGCGGTAGCGATCGGGGTCGTCCCAGCCCGGTGTGGGCCGCAGCCCGGTGGTGTCGGCCGTGAGCCAGATGTCGATCATGCTGCCATAGGCGATCCGGTTGCTGGCATCGGCCACCGGTGATTGGCGGCGCACCCTCGCCAACGCGGAATCGCCGGGGGTATTGCAGCCCTCGCAGTCCACCACCACACCCAGGTTCAGGGAGGCCATGTTCAGCACCATGCCCACCTCGGCGTGCGTAAGGCCGCGCAGGTCGGGTACGGGGACCCGGCCGCCCTTTTCGCCACTGCCCAGCACCAGCGTGATGGATTCACCCTTGCGGATGCGCGTGTCCGGCTCGATCGGTTCGCCTTTGTAGAGTTGGGCGATGACACAATCCGTGCAGGGATCCGGCTTGTACTGGAGTTCCTTCACCTTCAGGCCCAGGATGTCCAGGATCGAAAGTGCCTGCCGCTTGGATAGGTCCACCAGCCGGGGCATGTCGATCATCTTCGGCTGGTTGGCGTTCATCACCACGTACACCTTGCGGCCGGGTTTCACATCGCGTCCCGCAGCGGGGTCCTGGTCCACCACGCTGCCCTTGGGCCGGTCGTCGGTGTGCACCGAATCGATGACCATCAATTGCAGGTCGCGCCGCGCCAGGATATCCGTGGCCTCCTCCAAGGACAACGCTCTAAGGTCGGGAACACGCACGCTGACCTCATGCCGCGTGTAGGAGCGCAGCCACATCCAACCGGCACCCAGCAGCAGGACCAGCAGGACCAGGGGCAGCGCCAGGCGGAGGAGACGTTTGCCGGACATGGTGGGTGCCTTGGGCCTGATGGGCCTTGGGCGGGGCGCGGCGAAGATAGGCGGCATGCCCACCGCGCGGCGAGGTTTGCGGAGCGCCGGGCCCGCCCGCATCTTTGCCCGCCAACACCACCATGTCACGCCCCCTTGTCGCCGTCGTCCGTGGCGGGTATTCCGGCGAATCGGTCATCAGCCACCAGAGCGCCGTGAACATGGCGCAGGCCATCGACCGCACACGCTTCGAGCCTCTCTTCGTCACCATCACCCAAGGGGCATGGGCCTGCGCCGACCTGGAAGAAAGCCCCCTGCCGTTCGACCGTGGAGCCTTCGCCGTGGACCGCGGCCAGGGACCCGAACGCTTCGTCGCAGCGCTGATCGCCATCCACGGCACACCGGGCGAGGACGGCAAATTGCAGGGCTATCTGGACATGCTGGGCGTGCCCTACCAGACCGGTGGCGTGCTGAACATGGCGCTCACCTTCAGCAAGTCGGCCACCACCGGTCTGCTCGGCCAGCGTGGATTCCCGGTGGCGCCTTCGGTGCTCCTGATGAACGGCGATGCCGGCCATGCGGAACGTGTGGCCACGCTGGGTTATCCCTGTTTCGTGAAGCCCGACCAGAGCGGCAGCAGTCTGGGCGTGTCCAAGGTGAAGGCGCCCGGCGAGTTGCGGGCGGCTTTGGACAAGGCCTTCTCCGAATGCGCCACAGTGCTGGTGGAAGCCGCCGTGCATGGGCGCGAACTCACCTGTGGCGTGATGGAGGGACCCGATGGACCCATGGCCCTGCCCATCTGCGAGGTGCGCACCACACGCGAGTTCTTCGATTATGAAGCGAAGTACCATGCGGCCGATACCGAAGAACTCGTGCCGGCACCGATCCCGGATGATGTGGCGGACCTGGTGCAGCGACGCTCCGCAGCCATCTACCGCGCATTGGATTGCCGCGGTCTGGTCCGCGTGGACCACTTCTGGGATCCTGCCGCCAGCGGCGATGCCGCCTTGGTGACCATCGAACTCAATACGGTGCCGGGCTTCAGCGAGGCGAGCATCTTCCCCAAGATGCTGCGTGCGGCGGACATCGGTGTGGAGCAGGCGATCAATGGGCTGGTGCACCGGATGCTGACGCGCTGAACCGCCCTTCTTCGCCGAAGATCCTTGACGCCAGGATCATCGGCGGGATCCACGCATGCGACAGCACTGGCGACGCGGCCCTTCAGCCATGCTTCGACAAGCGCTCCACCAGACCGGCCATCGCCCTTGCCCGGTGACTTGTTCTGTTCTTCTGGTCGGTGCTCATCTCGGCGAAGGTGCTGTCCAAGCCTTCCGGCACAAAGACAGGATCGTAGCCGAATCCTCCCCGGCCGCGTGGCGCCATGGTGATGCTTCCCTCCACCACACCGTGGAACAACTCCTCGCCATGCCGGTGCACGAAGGCGATCGCCGTGCGGAAGCGTGCCCTGCGATCCGTCACACCCTCCATTTCCCGCAGCAGGCGCGCCACGTTGCGGTCAGCATCCCGCTCCGGCCCCGCATATCGCGCGCTGTACACCCCGGGCGCGCCGCCAAGGGCATCCACCTCGAGTCCGGTATCGTCGGCCACACAAGGCATGCCGGTGCGTTCGAAGGCGTAGCGCGCCTTTTCCAGCGCGTTGGCTTCGAGCGTGTCGCCCGTTTCAGGCAATTCCACATGCAGGCCCGCATCGGCAAGCGCGAGCACCGTGGTGCCCGAAGGCAACAGGGCCATCAGTTCATCGCGTTTGCCGGCGTTGCCGGTGCAGAGCAGCAGTGGTTCCATGGGCGGCGAAAGATCGTACTTTCGCCCACCCCGGAGCGATCGGCGACCCGCGCCACACCGGAGTTTCAGCGATGACGCGCATGCGGATCGAAGTGGACGCCAAGGCCTGGCGATGGATACCCGACCTGCGGGAACTCGTCCACCACCGCGACCTCTTCCTCACCCTCTCCTACCGCGACCTGCGTGTGCGCTACGCCCAGACGGCACTGGGCCTGCTGTGGGCTTTCTTCCAGCCGCTGGCCACGCTGCTCATCCTCACCCTCATCTTCGGCCGTGCGGTGCAGGTGGACACCGGGGGCCTGCCTTATCCGCTCTTCGCCATCACCGGTGTTTCGGCATGGACCTATTTCGCCTTCGTCCTGAAGGAATCCGGCGGCTCGATCATCGGTGCGCAGGAGATCGTGCGCAAGATCTGGTTCCCCCGCCTCATCATTCCGCTCAGCAAGGCCACCGTGGGCCTGGTGGACCTGGCCGTGGCGCTGCTGGTGATGGTGGTGCTCTTCATCCACCACGGCATCGCACCGCATTGGGGGCTGGCACTGGCCTTCCTGTATCTGCTGGGCATCATGGCCTCGGCGGTGGGCGTGGGCATCTGGGTCAGCGCCCTCAGCATCCGCTTCCGCGACCTGCAGCATGTGGTGCCCTTCATGATCCAGTTCGGACTCTTCGTTACACCGGTGGCCTATCCCGCCGAGGCCATCATGGGGTCCATCCCGAAATGGGCCCAGGTGCTCTATTTCCTCAACCCCATGGCGGGCATGATCGAAGGTTACCGCTGGGCACTGCTGGGCGTGGGCGATCCCGGCGGCATGTGCCTGTTGAGCATCGCCTCGGCCGTCGTGCTTTTCGTCACGGGTCTCGTCTATTTCCGTGTGATGGAACGGCAGGTCGCCGATCTGGTCTGAGGCTGAGCCATGAGTCGGATGATCACCGTGGAAGGCCTGGGCAAGCGCTATCGCCTGCAAGGGGACGGCACCCTGGACCTGCGTGCGGGCGTGCTCGCCAATATCCGGCGCATGCTGGCCCGGCCCAGTGAGCCTTTCTGGGCACTTCGCGACATCTCCTTCAGCGTGGACGAAGGACAGAGCCTCGGCATCATCGGCCGCAACGGCGCGGGGAAGAGCACCTTGCTGAAGATCCTCTCGCGCATCACCTTCCCCTCCGAGGGCCGCTTCACCGTGGAAGGCCGCATGAGTTCCTTGCTGGAGGTGGGCACCGGTTTCCATGGTGAACTGAGCGGGCGGGAGAACATCTATCTCAACGGCACCATCCTGGGCATGCGCCGCGCGGAGGTGAAGCGCAAATTCGATGAGATCGTCGCCTTCTCCGGCGTGGAGCAATTCATCGACACGCCCGTGAAGCACTACAGCAGCGGGCAGACCGTTCGGCTCGCATTCGCCGTGGCGGCGCACCTGGAACCCGAGGTGCTCATCATCGACGAGGTGCTCGCCGTGGGCGACGTGGAATTCCAGCGCAAGTGCCTGGGCAAGATGAAGGACGTGGCCACCAGTGGCCGCACCGTGCTCTTCGTGAGCCACAACATGGCCGCGGTGAACAGCCTCTGCGACAAATGCATCCTGCTGGACCATGGCCGCGTGGACCACATCGGAGATACCGCCGAAGTGACCCGACGATACCTGAGCCGCAACGACGAGGCCGCGCACGGGGAGATGGACCTGGGCCAGCTGCCGATGAACATCGGCCACGAGGCCCGCTTCCGCCATGCACGCTGGGTGGACCGGGAGGGACGCACCATCCAGCATGCCAAGGTCACCATGCCCTTCGGCCTGGAGATCGAACACGAGGTGCTGCGTGACGGCTTCAAGCCACAACCCGTGGTGCTCCTATTCAACTCGCAGGGCGAACAGGTACTCACCTCCTACCCCGGCATCACCACGCCGCTGGGCAACGCGCCGGGCCGCTACCGCACCAGCGTTTGGCTGCCCGCCGACCTGCTGAACGCCGACACCTACTACCTCACCCTGTGGCTGGTGACCTGGCTGCCCTACAAGGCGCACCAGCTGGCGGAGAACATCATGAGCCTGGAGGTGCTGGACGACATGGCCTCATCCACACACCCGCCTTCGGACCGCAAGCTGGGCGGGGTGATCAGACCGAAGCTGGAATGGCGCATCGGGGCATGATCCCGGCGATGGACATCCTGGTGATCAGCTTCTCGAACCTGGCCACCGATGCACGTGTGCGGCGCCAGATCGGTGCGCTGTGCGACAGGTACACGGTGGGGACCGCAGCGCTCGGCGCCGATGGCCGCGAAGGGAAGCTGCATTGGACATTGCCCTGGGAGGACCACCATCTGGGTCTTCCGCCCTTGCTGCGCAAAATGGTCTCCGCTGGCATGCACGCCAGGCGCTACATCACGCGCCATGTGCTGCGCGACCCCGAGGCCGCATATTGGGAGGGCCATCGCCGCGCCGCCTGGCGTATGATCCGTCATCTGCGGCCGGCTCTCATCATCGCCAATGATCTGGACGCCTTGCCCTTGGCCATACGCCTCGCTGATGGACGCGCCAAGGTGGTCTTCGATGCGCACGAGTTCAGTCCGCGTCAGCACGAGAACGATCCGGAATGGATGCGGGAACACCAGCCCATATGGGAATACCTGTGCAAGCGATACATGCCGCTGGCCGACGCCTGCTTCACGGTGAGCGAGGGCATCGCGGAGGCCTACCTGGAACTCACGGGTATCCGGCCTGCGGTGCTCACCAATGCGGTGCCCTATGAAGAACTCTCACCTGTGACCACCGATCCGCGCCGGATCAAGCTCGTCCACCACGGCATGGCCTCGCCCCAACGCCGCATCGCGGAACTGGTGGAAATGATGGATGCGCTGCGCGATACGCATGAGCTCCACCTCTTCCTGCGACCCGCGCGCAACGCGGCCTATGGCGAACGCATCGCCGCATTGTGCGCGACAAGGGACCATGTGCATCTGCATCCCAGCATCGCACCGGACGACATCGCGCGCGCCATCAACGCCTTCGACATCGGCGTGCACCACCTGCACGCGGACACCTTCAACCACCGGTACGCGCTGCCGAACAAGCTGTTCGAGTTCGTGCAGGCACGCCTCGCGGTGGTGGTGACACCGAATCCGGCCATGGCGGATCTCGTGCGGAAACACGATCTGGGACCAGTGGCCAACGGGCATTCCATGGAAGCCGTGCTGGAAGCGATCCGCGCACTGGATGCAGGAAGGATCATGCGGCACAAGGCGGCGGCCAACGCCGCGGCGCGGGAGCTCTCCGCGGAACGTGGCGCGGACCTGCTGCGCGAGGTGGTGGCCCGCCTGCTGGGCCATTGAACCACCGGGCCGGAGCCAGCTCAATACGCCCGGCTACATTTGCGAGGCACCCCAAGCCTGCGTCCGGGGCCTGCCCACAGGGCCATGCGCCCATCTCTCATCGCCCATGACCGACCTGCTGACCAAGGCCCTGCTGCGCTTCTCCAAGCATGTACCTCTTCCCCACCGCTGGAGCTGGCGGATCGGCATGCGCGATGAACTCGCCTTCTGGGACCGATACATCGCTGCCAACTACGCCCCGGTCAAGGGCCAGGCGCCTACCGAAGAAGGCCGCTTCCGCACCGATCCGGCAGCGCCACTGCAGGACACCTTTTGCGCTTTGCTCGCCCATGTGCGGGAGGAGAAGGTCCAGATCCTCGATGTGGGTTCAGGGCCGCTATCGCGCGTGGGGAAGACCATGCCCGGCAAGCACATCTCGCTCATCGCCACCGACCCGCTGGCCGAGGCGTACATGCGCCTTTGCCGCAAACACGGCGTGGTGCCACCAGTGCCGCCCATCGCCTGCGACGCCGAGGAGTTGGACAAGCACTTCGCACCGGACAGCTTCCATCTGGCACATGCGAACAATTGCCTAGACCACGCCTACGATCCCGTGAAGGCCATCCGCAATATGCTGGGGCTGGTGAAGCCCGGCTGCCACGTGTATCTGCGGCACGAAGTGAACGTGGCCACTGGCGCCGATTTCGTGGGCATGCACCAATGGAATTTCCGACTCGGCCCCCGGGGCGAGTTCCTCGTGAGTGACCGCGATACCACGGTGGACATGGACGAACTCCTCCGCGCGGAGGCCGAGATCACCTCCCATGTGGAGGGCATGTTCGTCGTCAACATCTTCCGCAAACGCTGATGGCCACCCTGGCGCAACGGAACGTTCACCCGCCCAAGCGATCTTCCCCGCATGGTTGATGCGAACGGCGATCTGGTCGTTGGCGGAGCTGATGGCCCCCTTCCGGCAGTGCTGATCGTCTGCCAGGCCTTTCCACCGGCCAATCATACAGGCGCCCGTCGCCCCTACCATCTGGCCAAGGCCCTTCGCGACGCGGGCCACAGGACCAGTGTGCTCACCATGGACCTGAAGGGAACCGATCCCTGGGCCGCGGACCTGGAAGGTATCGAGGTATTGCGTCTTCCCATGACCCGGATGCCGCGCGGACTTGGCCCCTTGCAACGATTGCTGGCCCATGCATTCTGGTCGTGGGAAGGGAAGGCATCCCATGCGGTGGTGCGCACCCTGGCCTTTCTCTTCCTGCCTTTGGATCTCGCCTCGCGCATGGATCTCGACGAGGAGGTGGTGGAGCGCCGCCTGGGCCGAAGCCCCATTGTGGTGGCCACGGGCCCATGCTGGTCCATGCTGGAATTCGGGCACCGCCTGGCCAAGCGCTGGCATGCGGTGTACCTGCCCGATCATCGCGACCCCTGGAACGTGTGGAACCCGGAAGTGGGACTTCGCACGGTGACCTGGTACGGAAGCGGCCTCTCAGGCTGGTTGAAGCGGCGGCACATGGAGGCTCTGGAGCGGCGTTTCACAGCCAACGCGCACGGCTTCACTTTCGCCACGCATGGCCTCATGGAGAACGCCAAGCGCGTGATCGCCGGAAGACCCGCGCAAGTGGTGATGAATGGCGCCGACCCTGGCCCGGCCGGCGAGGTCACGGCCCACGGCCACCTGCGCGTGGTGCATACCGGACGCTTGTACCATGAACAGGAGTGGAACATCGTCATCGGCGCATTGGACAGGCTCCACCGGGCTTCACCCGGGCGGCCCCCCCGTTTGCTGGTCGAGCTCTGGGGCGCGAGAACGGAGGATGAACAACTGCTGGAAGCTTTGCGCGCCTGCGGCGAACGCACCGGCCTGTTGCGCATCATGGGGCGTGCGGGCCGCGAAGAGACCCTGGCCCTGCAACGCTCGGCGGACCTGCTCCTGCACGTGGCCTTCAAAGGCAAGCGCGGCATCGTACCGATCAAATTCCTGGAGTACATGCGCTCCGGCAGACCCATCATACAGGCCGGGTCCGGCCAGGATGAATTGGGCGCCATGCTCGCTGAGACGCGCACCGGCCGCGTCGCGGGCGATGCCACGGTGCTCGCCGATATGCTGGCGCAGGCCTGTGGTAACAAGGAGGCCGGCGAAGCGATCGCCCATGAGCCGCTGGAGGACAAACTGACCGAATTGGACTGGGAGAACCGCATGTTGGCCTGGGTCAAGTTCATCCGTGACATCTTCGCGGCCCGGACCGATCCGGCATGGAAGCGCCCCTGATCAGCATCATCATGCCCGCCTACAACGCGGGCCGCTACATCAGCGAAGCCATCGCCTCGGTGCTGGCCCAGGACACGTCTGACTGGGAACTCATCATCGTCAACGATGGAAGCACCGACGACACGCGCGAGGCGATCGCCCGCTACACCGATCTGCGGATACATGTGTTGCATGAGGAGAACGGTGGTGTGAGTGCCGCTCGCAATGCGGGACTCGGCTTCGCGCGAGGCAGATACATCTGTTTTCTGGATGCGGACGACCGCCTTCCAGCCGGGAGTCTGGCGGCGCGCGCCAAGGTTTTGGATGAGGAGCCGGGAACCTCGTTCGTCGATGGCGTCGTGCTTCCCCTGGAAGATGAGCGACCCGATGCGACGCCCTTGTACCGGCCCACCTTCCGCGGTGCGCCCTTCGGCGAACTGATGCGCCTGAGTGGGTCGTGCTTCTTTGGCCCCACCTGGATGATCCGCAGGGAGATCATCGGCGACAGGCGCTTCCCGGAGCATATGCGCCACGCCGAGGACCTGGCCTTCTACCTGAGCATCGCGCGCGATGGCGTCTACGGGTCCACGGAGCGGCCCGTGCTGCTTTACCGACGGGGGCATGGATCGGCCATGTCCGACCTGGACGGCCTGGATCGCGGATACCAGGCCTTGTTCCGTTTCGCGCAGCACCTGGAGCCCAAGCCTTCCGAAGGGGACCTCGGCCTGATGCGGCGCAAGATCCGCAGGGTGATGATGCGCGGCTACCTGAAAGTGGGCCGGCCTTGGCGCGCCATGCGAGCCTGGTTCCGCCGCATGCCGGTGGCATTGCCCAAAAGGCCGGTGCAGCGTGTGCTATTCCTGAGCTATTGGAGCCTGCGCGAACCACTCACCGCAGCGGCCATCTTCCCCTACCTGCGGATCCTCTCCGACCGGCCCTCCATCAAGGACATCCATCTGGTGACCATGGAGACCACCAGTGATTTCCTGCCCGATGTGGACCTGGCCATCCCCAAAGTGGAACATGTGGCGGTCCTGCCCCGCTTCAAATGGTGGTTCCTCCTTTCCAAGGTGGATCTCTACCTGAGGTCGATCGGCACCATATCCCGCCTGGTACGGCGCGAGGGTATAGACCTGATCATGGCCAAAGCCTCCATGGCGGGCGCCATCGCGCACTTCGTGCATCGTCGTACGGGCGTGCCGTACAACGTGGAATCATTCGAACCCCACGCCACCTACATGGTGGAGTGCGGGGTATGGCCCAAGCGGGGCCTGCGCTTCCTCTTCGCCGACCACATGGAGCGCGTGCAGCTGCACCACGCCAGCAACATCATCACCGTCACCTGGAACCATGCGCGCGACCTGGTGCGCGAAGGCCAGGACCCCTGGCGTGTGCATGTGATACCCTCCATCACCGATCTGGAACGCTTTCGCTTCCAGCCTGAGGATCGGGCCGCCGTAAGGCAGAGGCTCGGCATTCCCGCCGACGCCACGGTGGGTGTCTACGTGGGCAAATTCGGCGGACTCTATTTCGACCGGGAAGCCTTCCACATGTTCAAGGAGGCGTTCAAGCATTTTCCTGACCTGCATCTGGTGGTGCTTTCACCCATGGATCCCACGGTGATAGAGGCGCGTGCCGCCGAAGCGGGCATTCCCGCCGATCGCTTCCATGTGAGCGTGGCCGCGCACACCGAGGTGCCGGCGCATCTGTCGGCGGCGGACCTCGCCTTCAGCCCCATCAAACCAGCGCCCATCAAGCGCTACCAGTGTCCCATCAAGAACGGCGAGTACTGGGCCAGCGGATTGCCGATCCTGATGACGGACGGCGTGGCGGACGAGCATCTGCTCATGCGCAAGGG is a window from the Flavobacteriales bacterium genome containing:
- a CDS encoding D-alanine--D-alanine ligase — encoded protein: MSRPLVAVVRGGYSGESVISHQSAVNMAQAIDRTRFEPLFVTITQGAWACADLEESPLPFDRGAFAVDRGQGPERFVAALIAIHGTPGEDGKLQGYLDMLGVPYQTGGVLNMALTFSKSATTGLLGQRGFPVAPSVLLMNGDAGHAERVATLGYPCFVKPDQSGSSLGVSKVKAPGELRAALDKAFSECATVLVEAAVHGRELTCGVMEGPDGPMALPICEVRTTREFFDYEAKYHAADTEELVPAPIPDDVADLVQRRSAAIYRALDCRGLVRVDHFWDPAASGDAALVTIELNTVPGFSEASIFPKMLRAADIGVEQAINGLVHRMLTR
- a CDS encoding ATP-binding cassette domain-containing protein produces the protein MITVEGLGKRYRLQGDGTLDLRAGVLANIRRMLARPSEPFWALRDISFSVDEGQSLGIIGRNGAGKSTLLKILSRITFPSEGRFTVEGRMSSLLEVGTGFHGELSGRENIYLNGTILGMRRAEVKRKFDEIVAFSGVEQFIDTPVKHYSSGQTVRLAFAVAAHLEPEVLIIDEVLAVGDVEFQRKCLGKMKDVATSGRTVLFVSHNMAAVNSLCDKCILLDHGRVDHIGDTAEVTRRYLSRNDEAAHGEMDLGQLPMNIGHEARFRHARWVDREGRTIQHAKVTMPFGLEIEHEVLRDGFKPQPVVLLFNSQGEQVLTSYPGITTPLGNAPGRYRTSVWLPADLLNADTYYLTLWLVTWLPYKAHQLAENIMSLEVLDDMASSTHPPSDRKLGGVIRPKLEWRIGA
- a CDS encoding methyltransferase domain-containing protein, which translates into the protein MTDLLTKALLRFSKHVPLPHRWSWRIGMRDELAFWDRYIAANYAPVKGQAPTEEGRFRTDPAAPLQDTFCALLAHVREEKVQILDVGSGPLSRVGKTMPGKHISLIATDPLAEAYMRLCRKHGVVPPVPPIACDAEELDKHFAPDSFHLAHANNCLDHAYDPVKAIRNMLGLVKPGCHVYLRHEVNVATGADFVGMHQWNFRLGPRGEFLVSDRDTTVDMDELLRAEAEITSHVEGMFVVNIFRKR
- a CDS encoding ABC transporter permease; protein product: MTRMRIEVDAKAWRWIPDLRELVHHRDLFLTLSYRDLRVRYAQTALGLLWAFFQPLATLLILTLIFGRAVQVDTGGLPYPLFAITGVSAWTYFAFVLKESGGSIIGAQEIVRKIWFPRLIIPLSKATVGLVDLAVALLVMVVLFIHHGIAPHWGLALAFLYLLGIMASAVGVGIWVSALSIRFRDLQHVVPFMIQFGLFVTPVAYPAEAIMGSIPKWAQVLYFLNPMAGMIEGYRWALLGVGDPGGMCLLSIASAVVLFVTGLVYFRVMERQVADLV
- a CDS encoding T9SS type A sorting domain-containing protein, encoding MKRTSNTLTAFGFFCAQAGVFAQQGGEVLMPLTMRPVPEALEALRKSGGKEYFIYQNLPQTLPIVDDFSVDRTRKRWAKPDDPGVTLQETIYRLAVDGVSTPDMAFANDTTFRFIVDQSDPDTIIFSSEALPSVQLTVRNLSVYPPTENIVTAWPPYNIIDSLQVPPADTLWIISPPWTQDSLLVYLVPPVPDTYNTGGNIGPLILWEDDDVFVNGNYPVNPPTVGVATFDGLARNGLPYEAGNYLAYGVADKLTSVPIDMFHPASDSIYLSFFVQPQGLSGDNQSQPQDSLVLEFFAPQENLWYKVWSRPHSILIPFQQVMIPIKEFRYLQNGFRMRFKNYATLSGAFDHWHLDYVRLAANRTQSDTTLTDVAWMVPASTLLETYTSVPFNKFSQSPGSYMAQSVTTLQRNLDDDDRFVTWRMQAGLDEGPVLFDPPSYGNNTSNNAYTIFPSVHPINSAPNNFTYDTSLSEDAAFWRVRFITNTTPDVNRYNDTITFVQELSNYYSYDDGSAEAGYSLNIAGAQLAHRFDIVGGDSLRAIRMYFLPMANPPPDQQPTQGSFLITVWKQLTPEPVIIHQNFSFSSPEYRDHGHDKFVEYPLDSTIWVDGTFYIGWTQTNNVKMNLGFDKNRNNNNKIFFRTGLNWQITVHEGSLMMRPVFVSAVDPFLGVEEPVVMGDELLVYPNPATESFQLSLPETHGGERVQCLDATGRLVLEQAWSPGQPVSTDAMANGLHLVRVLDHAGLPLGQARLLILR
- a CDS encoding PASTA domain-containing protein produces the protein MSGKRLLRLALPLVLLVLLLGAGWMWLRSYTRHEVSVRVPDLRALSLEEATDILARRDLQLMVIDSVHTDDRPKGSVVDQDPAAGRDVKPGRKVYVVMNANQPKMIDMPRLVDLSKRQALSILDILGLKVKELQYKPDPCTDCVIAQLYKGEPIEPDTRIRKGESITLVLGSGEKGGRVPVPDLRGLTHAEVGMVLNMASLNLGVVVDCEGCNTPGDSALARVRRQSPVADASNRIAYGSMIDIWLTADTTGLRPTPGWDDPDRYRETEEEEDDEENQ
- the rdgB gene encoding RdgB/HAM1 family non-canonical purine NTP pyrophosphatase, with amino-acid sequence MEPLLLCTGNAGKRDELMALLPSGTTVLALADAGLHVELPETGDTLEANALEKARYAFERTGMPCVADDTGLEVDALGGAPGVYSARYAGPERDADRNVARLLREMEGVTDRRARFRTAIAFVHRHGEELFHGVVEGSITMAPRGRGGFGYDPVFVPEGLDSTFAEMSTDQKNRTSHRARAMAGLVERLSKHG
- a CDS encoding glycosyltransferase — translated: MEAPLISIIMPAYNAGRYISEAIASVLAQDTSDWELIIVNDGSTDDTREAIARYTDLRIHVLHEENGGVSAARNAGLGFARGRYICFLDADDRLPAGSLAARAKVLDEEPGTSFVDGVVLPLEDERPDATPLYRPTFRGAPFGELMRLSGSCFFGPTWMIRREIIGDRRFPEHMRHAEDLAFYLSIARDGVYGSTERPVLLYRRGHGSAMSDLDGLDRGYQALFRFAQHLEPKPSEGDLGLMRRKIRRVMMRGYLKVGRPWRAMRAWFRRMPVALPKRPVQRVLFLSYWSLREPLTAAAIFPYLRILSDRPSIKDIHLVTMETTSDFLPDVDLAIPKVEHVAVLPRFKWWFLLSKVDLYLRSIGTISRLVRREGIDLIMAKASMAGAIAHFVHRRTGVPYNVESFEPHATYMVECGVWPKRGLRFLFADHMERVQLHHASNIITVTWNHARDLVREGQDPWRVHVIPSITDLERFRFQPEDRAAVRQRLGIPADATVGVYVGKFGGLYFDREAFHMFKEAFKHFPDLHLVVLSPMDPTVIEARAAEAGIPADRFHVSVAAHTEVPAHLSAADLAFSPIKPAPIKRYQCPIKNGEYWASGLPILMTDGVADEHLLMRKGIGGAVYGTDLSGLDEAFATIKRIMREPDYRASITRLAERYKSVRIAEEVYQRIL
- a CDS encoding glycosyltransferase; amino-acid sequence: MIPAMDILVISFSNLATDARVRRQIGALCDRYTVGTAALGADGREGKLHWTLPWEDHHLGLPPLLRKMVSAGMHARRYITRHVLRDPEAAYWEGHRRAAWRMIRHLRPALIIANDLDALPLAIRLADGRAKVVFDAHEFSPRQHENDPEWMREHQPIWEYLCKRYMPLADACFTVSEGIAEAYLELTGIRPAVLTNAVPYEELSPVTTDPRRIKLVHHGMASPQRRIAELVEMMDALRDTHELHLFLRPARNAAYGERIAALCATRDHVHLHPSIAPDDIARAINAFDIGVHHLHADTFNHRYALPNKLFEFVQARLAVVVTPNPAMADLVRKHDLGPVANGHSMEAVLEAIRALDAGRIMRHKAAANAAARELSAERGADLLREVVARLLGH